The Biomphalaria glabrata chromosome 7, xgBioGlab47.1, whole genome shotgun sequence region TGCGCACTGAAAAAGCTTCCGTAACGACAAAGTATGCACGCATGCGCACATGACGTGAACCGGTCCTTCTTCTGTAAACTTCCATCACATCAACAATCGATTCATTATTGAAACtcagaaatgccaacaaaaggttatatgtttggaaagaaaaaacgttactgtaagcccagaggacgacatgcttcaaagacaaatgcacaattacaaaggtaagtctagatctagagtttgcttttttttatttactagacaAGCGTGTGCTGacacataaaataatgaaaccttGGCTCTTTGAGTTCGACAACTGTTTATCCAATgaatcacatctagatctagatctagaatctagattctatagacattaaataaatatcatgaaaatgattgcaaacatagagatctatccttttatagatctagtctatattaggaGCATAGATCACATTAGAACTAGATAATCTCTAGAGATTATCATGTATGATGATGTATTGAACAGTATTGTAGGACTTCAACTCAAGTCTtggtcttagttttttttttttagatctagtacatattgtcatatatagatctacattacatgtaacatgtctctatacattctttactttttatgattaatacaatatatgatttctaaaatgcattataaaatttaaaataatcttcatgttgtgatagatgtgacgtgtactttcatactattgaatttttttttaaagaccctctaatttattttttatttgtttgcagctCTGTTTTGGATACAGCTGGATCTGAAGCAGCAACAACACAGCCTGCAAGTGCAGCTGAGCGAAAAATATCCCTAACTGCAGTTACTAACGCTGATAACACCAATAAGAggctgcctgaagatttcatatacgtcatgatgaattcaatgcaattgaccacaatggtctccttgttgtgctgtccacattgcTTTGACAACAAATTAACTATGTGCATCACACAATCAAAAGGCATggctcatttgattaaaatcaaatgccTAAATTGTGAAACATATTTGTGGTCCGACTGgacctcaaaaaaaagtaatgatgttcatctggatattaatgtccgcgctgtcgctgcattaaaagaatctggaatctcgcattctaaatttgataggttttgtggacttatgagtatgccctgcatgcacagaaatacttataacaatctagctaacatagtcaatactgctataattgaagctggtgaagaatgtatgattagggcatctgctgttgtgcatggaagaaacatttcacaacctCTAACTACAGATGAAAGAATAAGTTCAACAGGCTGTcctgttattacagtttctttcgatgggacttggcataaaaggggccactcatctcattcaggaattggcacagttattgattttgatactggactcgtcatcgacaccgaagtcctatcaaattattgccatgtttgtgattcaaactctgcagaactaaactttgatgcctctaagcatatgtgtcaaaaaaacttcagtggCTCAGCAAATGCAATGGAGGCCGCAGCAGCATCCAAAATCTTTTCGCGCTCTGTGGCATCCAGAAAACTTGTTTATGGCACGATTCTGTGTGATGGCGATAGTAAATCGCATTCATCTGCCATTACCAACTCAGGAtatgatgtagaaatcttaaaagaggactgcattaaccacatctcaaaaagaatgtttaatgctttgaacaatttaaaaatgtctaacaaaaaagaactaaattataggcttacaaagccaaaaattgaaaaaattacaaattactaTTCCAAAGCTCTGCGCCAAAATGCTCCCGACAttcaaaaaatgaagctggctgttatgggctcattttttcatatgatgAGCTCAGACCTAGATCATAACCACAGGTTGTGTCCTGATGGCGCTACATCTTGGTGTCACTTTAAGAGATCAGAGGCACTAAAACAGCCATATAAAAAACACAACCAGACCATCACATCAGAAATAGGTAAACTGTTATTTCCTATAATGAAAAGACTAACAGACACAGATCTGTTAAAAAGATGTTCTAGAATGGGAACACAAAACGCCAATGAATCTTTTCATTCCCTCATTTGGCAAAGATGCCCCAAAACAGAATTCGCAACATTAAAAACGGTAAGGGCTGCGACATACCTTGCTGTTTTAGCCTTCAATAATGGACCTGTTGGCATCAGATCAGTTTTTGACATATTAGGCATTCCCTGGACactaaaaaacatttcttttagtgagaaaaagcaaaatgtcaaactacagcttgttagaaaaagaaaatcaatcgcattagtgtccaggagaaaaaacgaagaattgagcatgagcaccgggcagaggttctagaaggtccaacctatcaatcaggccattttaatgagtagtttttttgttttttttattatctattatgttgttttatgttaatattcccttttttttcatttttatggttacaataaatattttatatcattttagaaactttaaatgcgtttttctcaaaatgtatttttaggtgcatgttgtccacaagaatctcaaaatctttagttctgtataagttagactaataatttttcacatgtagtttattgatagtatatcataggtaataggctgcaaaaattttcaatatgtataataaatttcattaaaaaataaaaataatgatgtgaccTCAGATGAAAAATGGGgtcggaaaaaaataaaaattttaaaaattcataaaaattaaaccagtaataattttcaaaacaaaattagccaGTTACCTATGGGATTCAAATATCTATCAGgtgcaatcaaaaaattaaaaaaattttgagtactttagaatattttaagaattttgtaaacattgtttattttcaagatggccgccATTTCCATAGCAACCCAAAAGGCTACACTCATAAAATGTGTATGGTTACTCATGTCTCAATATGTTCTATCAAGTCATGCATAAAGCTTTTCTATTTATctgtaaattacaaaaattgaaatttcattgtgcatcccccttattaaaaaaaaaaggaaacttaattttttaagaTGAAATGACACATTTCATTGGCATCGTCCTGATATATTATATCTTGTaaacatagttttaaaaatcaatctcagtgcataggcctatatatatcaAATGTAGAATGCCGACagtaagatatagatctagttatgctctaaaataaattacattatGTGATAATTTGCCCTGGATAACTAATTTGATTTGTCGCGACTTACTTTATTTTTAGCCGTGACGTCAGCGCCACACGTGATCAAGAAGGACACGCCCTCCGCACATGCGTTTTGTGTGCACAGATGTAGAGCTGTACTGCCGTCCTTGCAAATAATAACAAGAACAATGTTAATAACAAAAGACATTCTAGAGTTCTCTTTCTACACAAGCGTATCACACATGGTATCGGTACTTAAAGaaatggttgcctggtcgtgcagtctGCGTGtttgactgtcgttcggtcgtctccaTGGTCCGAATTTAATCCCTGCCCGCCCcgatcccccgtcgtcctgccgGAAGTTAGGACTAGGATGtatattatcttcaattctgaaggaaaatctgaaatatgtcaaacattttactgcAAACAACTACAAGACCAGAGGGGATTTTCtccactttgtgccgacgtttcggtgggccggatagaaccacgtccggcccgcgggccgtatttgtGCATCACTGGCAGGTAG contains the following coding sequences:
- the LOC129927362 gene encoding uncharacterized protein LOC129927362, translated to MPTKGYMFGKKKRYCKPRGRHASKTNAQLQSSVLDTAGSEAATTQPASAAERKISLTAVTNADNTNKRLPEDFIYVMMNSMQLTTMVSLLCCPHCFDNKLTMCITQSKGMAHLIKIKCLNCETYLWSDWTSKKSNDVHLDINVRAVAALKESGISHSKFDRFCGLMSMPCMHRNTYNNLANIVNTAIIEAGEECMIRASAVVHGRNISQPLTTDERISSTGCPVITVSFDGTWHKRGHSSHSGIGTVIDFDTGLVIDTEVLSNYCHVCDSNSAELNFDASKHMCQKNFSGSANAMEAAAASKIFSRSVASRKLVYGTILCDGDSKSHSSAITNSGYDVEILKEDCINHISKRMFNALNNLKMSNKKELNYRLTKPKIEKITNYYSKALRQNAPDIQKMKLAVMGSFFHMMSSDLDHNHRLCPDGATSWCHFKRSEALKQPYKKHNQTITSEIGKLLFPIMKRLTDTDLLKRCSRMGTQNANESFHSLIWQRCPKTEFATLKTVRAATYLAVLAFNNGPVGIRSVFDILGIPWTLKNISFSEKKQNVKLQLVRKRKSIALVSRRKNEELSMSTGQRF